A genomic region of Acidimicrobiales bacterium contains the following coding sequences:
- a CDS encoding ATP-binding protein has protein sequence MATALLLTRMPLPRTHFLDLAPLTHMPAEKVRLRIGNLAKAVLVSGQAYQDPKDALNEFVSNAADGYAEAERPGGRIRVLLRRKGQRPLIVIEDEGRGMTPDHLRLVARSLFESAKVDDPRTLGEKAIGILAYQQLGGRCDIVSRAEDSNETHVLRLERGKVTALLEQDRRRARTTPGTSVYLSDLDPEVLRILTPRKHQNWTVTGPMTPGHAGRVTPGTPAA, from the coding sequence GTGGCCACGGCTCTGCTGCTGACGAGGATGCCACTGCCGCGGACCCACTTCCTCGATCTCGCGCCGCTTACGCATATGCCAGCGGAGAAGGTCCGGTTGCGGATCGGGAACCTCGCGAAGGCGGTGCTCGTCTCCGGGCAGGCGTATCAGGATCCGAAGGACGCGCTCAACGAATTCGTCTCGAACGCGGCCGACGGGTACGCGGAGGCGGAGCGCCCGGGCGGCCGCATTCGCGTGCTCCTTCGCCGGAAGGGCCAGCGGCCGCTGATCGTCATCGAGGACGAAGGGCGAGGGATGACGCCTGACCATCTCCGCTTGGTGGCGCGCAGCCTCTTTGAGTCCGCGAAGGTCGACGATCCGCGGACGCTCGGCGAGAAGGCGATCGGCATCCTCGCCTACCAGCAGCTCGGCGGCCGTTGCGACATCGTCTCTAGAGCCGAGGACTCCAACGAGACGCACGTCCTCAGGCTCGAGCGCGGCAAAGTCACCGCGCTATTGGAGCAGGATCGACGACGGGCGCGGACGACGCCCGGGACGAGCGTCTACCTCTCGGACCTCGACCCGGAGGTGCTGCGGATCCTCACCCCCCGCAAGCATCAAAACTGGACGGTGACCGGCCCTATGACGCCCGGCCACGCCGGCCGCGTGACGCCCGGAACGCCGGCCGCGTGA
- a CDS encoding HAD family hydrolase: protein MQIAVILDVGGVLLLPDEEAVSSALRSSGLMPDDALLSAAHYFAVHHADDEARALTDRPYEIGYLSALGFGGDELAAGFQAFDELWKLPAIDLWSRQVPGGGELLAELSSGGRPVAIVSNADGTVEQSLVRQGLCQVGPGAAPTVAAIVDSAVVGVAKPDPRVFAPALAALRREPAQCVHVGDSERFDVRGAEAAGIRPLHYDPHRLCRSPTAHSHLSSLSDLWSVLD from the coding sequence GTGCAGATTGCGGTGATCCTCGACGTCGGGGGCGTCCTGCTCCTGCCGGACGAGGAGGCCGTCAGTTCGGCCCTTCGTAGTTCTGGACTCATGCCGGACGACGCGCTGTTGAGCGCCGCGCACTACTTCGCCGTACATCACGCCGACGACGAGGCGCGAGCCCTGACCGATCGCCCCTATGAGATCGGCTACCTCTCGGCGCTCGGCTTCGGCGGCGATGAACTGGCCGCAGGTTTCCAGGCCTTCGACGAGCTGTGGAAGCTGCCGGCGATCGACCTCTGGTCGCGGCAGGTTCCCGGCGGGGGCGAGCTGCTTGCCGAGCTCTCCTCTGGGGGCAGGCCGGTCGCAATCGTCAGCAACGCCGACGGAACCGTGGAGCAGAGTCTCGTTCGCCAAGGGCTATGCCAGGTTGGACCCGGCGCCGCTCCCACGGTCGCCGCCATCGTCGACTCGGCAGTCGTCGGGGTCGCAAAACCCGACCCGAGAGTATTTGCCCCGGCACTCGCGGCACTCCGGCGCGAGCCGGCGCAATGCGTCCACGTCGGTGACTCCGAGCGATTCGACGTCCGAGGAGCAGAGGCCGCGGGCATCCGGCCCCTTCACTACGACCCGCACCGCCTCTGTCGGAGCCCTACGGCCCACTCGCACCTCTCGTCGCTCTCGGACCTCTGGAGTGTGCTCGACTGA
- a CDS encoding alpha/beta hydrolase, producing MDGRFIELPGVRLWCVDSGGDGPSIVFLHAKTGTSESWEPQLAYFAEHGYRVIAFDRRGSGESHPALDGTEQPGTLAGDLDALAETLAIGRFHLVSVAAGAFAALDYAAWKPERLRSVVAAATMSSFDEEEIAEFGRRIRVEALREPGEIANLEVSAGYRGANPEGTRRWLEIEAAASRQGAAGQGLRSPNRYEKFERIEVPVLALAGGADLIAPPALVRLWAAHLPHAEVDILPEAGHSIAWEDPAAFNERVLAFIEKFS from the coding sequence GTGGACGGCCGCTTCATCGAGCTTCCCGGCGTGCGCCTGTGGTGCGTGGACTCGGGCGGCGACGGGCCTTCGATCGTCTTCCTGCACGCGAAGACCGGCACCAGCGAGTCGTGGGAGCCGCAGCTCGCGTACTTCGCCGAGCACGGCTACCGCGTGATCGCCTTCGACCGCCGGGGCTCGGGCGAGAGCCACCCGGCGCTCGACGGCACCGAGCAGCCGGGCACGCTCGCGGGCGACCTCGACGCGCTCGCCGAGACGCTCGCGATCGGACGCTTCCACCTCGTCTCGGTCGCGGCCGGTGCATTCGCCGCCCTCGACTACGCAGCGTGGAAACCCGAGCGCCTGCGCTCCGTGGTCGCCGCGGCGACGATGAGCTCGTTCGACGAGGAGGAGATCGCCGAGTTCGGCCGGCGCATCAGGGTGGAGGCGCTGCGCGAGCCGGGCGAGATCGCCAACCTCGAGGTGTCCGCCGGCTACCGGGGCGCCAACCCGGAGGGAACCCGCCGGTGGCTCGAGATCGAGGCCGCCGCGAGCCGACAGGGGGCCGCGGGGCAGGGACTGCGGTCGCCCAACCGCTACGAGAAGTTCGAGCGGATCGAGGTCCCCGTCCTCGCGCTCGCCGGCGGCGCGGACCTCATCGCGCCGCCCGCGCTCGTGCGCCTCTGGGCTGCGCACCTCCCGCACGCCGAGGTCGACATCCTCCCCGAGGCCGGCCACTCCATCGCCTGGGAGGACCCGGCCGCGTTCAACGAGCGCGTCCTCGCCTTCATCGAGAAGTTCAGCTAA
- a CDS encoding cobalamin-independent methionine synthase II family protein, producing the protein MAGKQSTAKAEVVGSLLQPERLLEARKRLAAGEIDASELAKIEDETVLECIAIQEGVGLDVITDGEMRRPGWADTARHLGGLEARPGERSYPANVHLAAGGGGGGSNSAFAGGFPTVVGKIHPLEGYKVGEEYPYLTQHTNSRTKYTMAAPSYHRRYWSDELSTSAYPSCEDFLSDVRDWLHGVAEWLVSQGCDYIQLDAPNYGSLCDPDNRAFHKEHGHDLDAQLAFDGKLDSSVFDGLDGVTRALHVCRGNMPGGTWHSSGGYGAIADQLFPNLDVDVVLLEYDSDRAGDFGPISAIDPESTVVLGLLTTKAGELEDRGVVESRIAEAGRHHPAANFALSTQCGFASAANAPMSPEEQRAKLQLISDVAHSTWS; encoded by the coding sequence ATGGCCGGGAAGCAGAGCACCGCAAAGGCCGAGGTGGTCGGCAGCCTGCTGCAGCCGGAGCGGTTGCTGGAGGCGCGAAAGCGGCTCGCCGCCGGCGAGATCGACGCCTCGGAGCTCGCCAAGATCGAGGACGAGACGGTCCTCGAGTGCATCGCGATCCAGGAGGGCGTCGGCCTCGACGTGATCACCGACGGCGAGATGCGCCGCCCCGGCTGGGCGGACACGGCGCGCCACCTCGGTGGCCTCGAGGCCCGCCCCGGCGAGCGCTCCTATCCGGCGAACGTCCACCTCGCAGCGGGCGGCGGCGGTGGCGGCAGCAACTCGGCCTTCGCCGGTGGCTTCCCGACGGTCGTCGGGAAGATCCACCCGCTCGAGGGCTACAAGGTGGGCGAGGAGTACCCCTACCTCACCCAGCACACCAACTCGCGCACCAAGTACACGATGGCCGCGCCGAGCTACCACCGGCGGTACTGGTCCGACGAGCTCTCCACCTCGGCCTACCCGAGCTGCGAGGACTTCCTGAGCGACGTGCGCGACTGGCTGCACGGCGTCGCTGAGTGGCTCGTCTCCCAGGGCTGTGACTACATCCAGCTCGACGCGCCGAACTACGGCTCGCTGTGCGACCCGGACAACCGCGCCTTCCACAAGGAGCACGGCCACGACCTCGATGCCCAGCTCGCCTTCGACGGCAAGCTCGACAGCTCGGTCTTCGACGGCCTCGACGGCGTCACCCGCGCGCTGCACGTCTGCCGCGGCAACATGCCGGGCGGCACGTGGCACTCGAGCGGCGGCTACGGCGCGATCGCCGACCAGCTCTTCCCGAACCTCGACGTCGACGTCGTCCTCCTCGAGTACGACTCGGACCGCGCCGGCGACTTCGGGCCGATCAGCGCGATCGACCCGGAGAGCACGGTCGTCCTCGGTCTGCTCACGACCAAGGCCGGCGAGCTCGAGGACCGGGGTGTCGTCGAGTCGCGCATCGCCGAGGCAGGGCGGCACCACCCGGCGGCGAACTTCGCGCTGAGCACCCAGTGCGGCTTCGCCTCGGCGGCGAACGCGCCGATGAGCCCCGAGGAGCAGCGGGCCAAGCTGCAGCTGATCAGCGACGTCGCCCACTCCACCTGGAGCTGA